Part of the Desulfovibrio sp. ZJ209 genome, CGCCGCGGGGGCACAGGCGCCGGGCAAGAGCCAGCCATGAGGAGGTTGACCATGGCAAAGATCGGAGACCTTTCGCTCATCATCAAGCTGATCGCGGGCCTTGTCATCGGCGCCCTGCTCGGCTTTGTGGTCAACGAGCCCATCATGGACGTGGTGGTCTCGGTGCGCCACATCCTCGGGCAGATCATCTTCTTCCTCGTGCCGCTCGTCATCGTGGGCTTCATCACCCCGGCCATCGTGCGCCTCGGCAGCAACGCGAGCAAGATCCTCGTGGCGGCCGTGGCGCTGGCCTACGCCTCCTCGGTGTGCGCGGCGCTCTTCTCCATGGTTTCTGGCTATCTCGTCATCCCGCACCTTTCCATCGCCACCGAGGCGGAATCGCTGCGCAAGCTGCCGGAAATGGTCTTCCGGCTCGACATCCCGCCGCTCTTCAGCGTCATGAGCGCGCTCATCACCGCGCTCTTTCTCGGCCTCGGCATCGCCTGGACGCGCGCCAAGACCCTGACCGCGCTCTTTGATGAATTTGAAAAGGTCATCAGCTGGCTCGTGCTGCATGTGCTCATCCCCATCCTGCCCTTCTTCGTGGGCCTCTCCTTCATGGGGCTCGCCTATGAGGGCTCCCTCTCGCGGCACCTGCCCATCTTCGTGACCATGGTGGTGCTCGTCATCATCGGGCAGTTCATCTGGCTCGGCGTGCTCTACGGCATCGGCGGCATCGTCTCCGGGCGCAACCCGGCCCAGGTGTTCCGCTACTATGCGCCGGCCTACCTCACGGCCGTGGGCACCATGTCCAGCGCGGCCACGCTGCCCGTGGCGCTCGAATGCGCGCACCGCTCGCCCGTGCTGAGCCGCACCATGGTGGAATTCATGGTGCCGCTGGGCGCCACGGTGCATCTCTGCGGCTCGGTGCTCACCGAGACCTTTTTCGTGATGACCATCA contains:
- a CDS encoding dicarboxylate/amino acid:cation symporter, which encodes MAKIGDLSLIIKLIAGLVIGALLGFVVNEPIMDVVVSVRHILGQIIFFLVPLVIVGFITPAIVRLGSNASKILVAAVALAYASSVCAALFSMVSGYLVIPHLSIATEAESLRKLPEMVFRLDIPPLFSVMSALITALFLGLGIAWTRAKTLTALFDEFEKVISWLVLHVLIPILPFFVGLSFMGLAYEGSLSRHLPIFVTMVVLVIIGQFIWLGVLYGIGGIVSGRNPAQVFRYYAPAYLTAVGTMSSAATLPVALECAHRSPVLSRTMVEFMVPLGATVHLCGSVLTETFFVMTISLILYGTLPSVGTMVLFCILLGIFAVGAPGVPGGTVVASLGIVTGILGFDQTGVALLIAIFALQDSFGTACNVTGDGALTLILDGTFNRHGQLGPLQHSGGADA